A stretch of the uncultured Desulfobacter sp. genome encodes the following:
- a CDS encoding PAS domain-containing protein: MPFFLNRPAQGESDLIRIKRQVFSVQIGYMVSVKMNFKSVFSIKYCMRLSLIHPFYSILIACCVLFPAVFVEVSAASDMGEEALPAISKRILILHSYHKGFSWTDNIEAGIRTVLDGSPVEIFTEYLDSKRQSLEAAGPNMFEYLNWKYKTFPIDLLILSDNNALTFLQSDKQPFFPGVPIVFCGINNFQPTLLKGFENRITGVVEKTDPVRTLQLIRMLQPKAEKLYIITGTTPTGAAVQKEVEAALNADSFGFMPVWLCGLSTVELQQDLAAVSPDDAVLLVLFNRDKNGVYHSNEAAAELIDHATFAPVYGMWDFYLGHGIVGGMLASSRDQGQAAGKLAVEILQQKGLPPVITDSPNVPIFLWDKLRSHGLNPALLPPDVEIRNRPDSKIWPVAIAAGLGFLLLALAGHSLISLFSKTDPSFSRSMPDVFRSNLRQALILLSVVLVTGLAVQSWFAAQNEMAQIRHSIFNERKDLIRTIVNRAVDYLNYERHRLTQKGIPIAEIKRQIIKGLETYVYAHGEGYLFVFTDKGLVLLNPIQPELVGKNLSGITDPNGIKVVQSLIGAAHKAGGGFVRYQWNKPSLGRGVPKISFARKINDWGWVIGSGLYLDDIEENIQSFGKQLRNKFIVELLIIFSLTLSVILILKMASRRLTASVDKELFLLQRAIADHDVNAGDYTFHEFKAIAAMADDSFKELARTQASLVDAESRQREILEHLDAGVVIIRQSDHVIRYVNPAAAKLIGTDPDRIIGNKCMQYICPTDKGNCPIMDLGLSMDNSRRLLLNAAGDEIPIIKTVRPFIYNGQPALLETFVDITEQQQAEDALRAERDLFAAGPVITISWLPERHWPVTFVSKNVSQILGYTPEQMMDSAFIYSELIHPNDLTQVSTEVAGYIKDGTLHFEQTYRLRTRSGGYRWFYDFTRLLRDDTGKVVQVHGYMFDQTDYVNVQMQISKERERLANVIRGTDVGTWEWNVQTGETVFNERWARICGYSLGELSPVSIDTWTQLAHPDDLKTSELHLARHFAGELEIYDIECRMKHKNGHWVWVQDKGRVISRTPDGKPLMMFGTHTDITERKQAQEGLKHSLMETEQANAALKKAQNKLMTVNEDLKNQTALATQMADRAKKATRSKSEFLANMSHEIRTPMNGIMGMTGLLLDTNLSDEQHLFTSNIKSSADALLILINDILDFSKIEAGKLDMEILDFELPAFLDDFAQTMALKAHEKDLELICGVSPDVPGLLQGDPGRLRQILINLTSNAIKFTKAGEVVIQVQLKHETQEDVLIYFSVKDTGVGIPLDKQDRLFEQFAQVDASITRKYGGTGLGLAISKKLVQLMNGDIGFISPVPEISPSESLSLGCLFWFTAQFKKQSKSKIGHDDTIMADRLKNVRILIVDDNRSNREMLMGQLVGMGANVSEAEDAKTALEKIQSTARQDLFYDLAILDMQMPGMTGDALGIAIKNEPFGADIKLVMMMPIGLRGDMGHFESVGFSAYLTKPVRNLELGDTLATVLFGDSADKKESGRIRHSDDKTKQSHVRILLAEDNITNQIVAKGILEKFGYYVDAVANGIDAVRSLEKIPYDLVLMDLQMPELDGLEATRMIRNTASGVIHPDIPVIAMTANAMAGDREKCLNAGMNDYISKPVDPIILVEKINKWLNFIQPRNPERSTVDDKNMDEKKNVEYEPDTFNPERLAANLMEDKQLITSAIGTFLEDMPAQLDILTKLIKQGQAQKGGAQAHKIKGASSYVAAGAFQETALKIEQTAKAGDLKSLEQLLPELCAQFSKLKCDLEDYSRHLTASDH; encoded by the coding sequence TTGCCTTTTTTCCTAAATCGACCGGCACAAGGCGAATCCGATCTGATACGAATTAAGCGGCAGGTCTTTTCCGTACAGATTGGATATATGGTGTCCGTTAAGATGAATTTTAAATCCGTATTTAGCATAAAGTATTGCATGCGACTTTCGTTGATTCACCCCTTTTACAGCATTTTGATTGCCTGTTGCGTGCTGTTTCCAGCGGTTTTTGTCGAGGTTTCAGCAGCCTCTGATATGGGCGAAGAAGCCCTGCCGGCAATTTCAAAGCGCATATTGATATTGCATTCCTACCACAAAGGCTTCTCCTGGACCGACAATATCGAGGCTGGTATTAGAACGGTGCTGGATGGTTCACCCGTTGAAATTTTCACGGAGTATCTTGACAGCAAGCGCCAGTCGCTGGAAGCGGCTGGACCTAACATGTTTGAGTATCTGAATTGGAAATACAAAACCTTTCCCATTGATCTGCTGATTCTCTCCGATAACAATGCCCTGACCTTTCTTCAAAGCGATAAACAGCCTTTTTTTCCTGGTGTTCCAATTGTTTTTTGCGGCATAAACAACTTCCAGCCAACGCTTCTTAAAGGATTTGAAAATCGCATTACCGGCGTGGTGGAAAAGACCGATCCCGTCCGGACCCTTCAATTGATTCGCATGCTCCAGCCTAAAGCAGAAAAGCTTTATATTATTACCGGGACCACCCCCACCGGCGCAGCCGTCCAAAAAGAGGTTGAAGCCGCTTTAAATGCCGACAGTTTTGGATTTATGCCGGTGTGGCTTTGCGGATTGTCCACGGTTGAACTTCAGCAGGATCTGGCAGCGGTTTCCCCGGATGATGCTGTTTTGCTTGTGCTTTTCAACCGGGATAAAAATGGTGTGTACCATAGCAATGAGGCGGCAGCAGAGCTTATCGATCACGCTACCTTTGCCCCGGTATACGGCATGTGGGATTTTTACCTGGGCCACGGCATTGTCGGGGGAATGTTGGCAAGCTCCCGGGACCAGGGACAAGCTGCCGGAAAACTTGCCGTTGAGATACTTCAGCAAAAAGGTCTTCCCCCTGTGATTACAGACAGTCCCAATGTTCCGATTTTTTTGTGGGACAAGCTTCGTTCCCATGGTTTAAATCCGGCTCTGCTGCCACCGGATGTGGAAATCCGCAACCGGCCGGATTCAAAAATATGGCCCGTTGCCATTGCCGCCGGACTGGGTTTTTTGCTTTTGGCTCTGGCTGGTCACAGCCTGATCAGTTTGTTTTCAAAGACAGACCCCTCTTTTTCCCGGTCTATGCCTGATGTTTTTCGCAGTAATCTGCGTCAGGCACTTATTCTTTTGAGCGTTGTTCTGGTGACAGGTCTGGCGGTGCAATCCTGGTTTGCTGCTCAAAATGAGATGGCACAGATACGGCACAGCATTTTTAATGAAAGAAAAGATCTGATCCGGACCATCGTTAATCGGGCTGTGGATTATCTCAACTATGAGCGGCACCGCCTGACCCAGAAAGGCATCCCAATCGCAGAGATAAAAAGACAAATAATTAAGGGGTTGGAAACTTACGTTTATGCCCACGGGGAGGGGTATCTTTTTGTTTTTACGGATAAGGGGCTTGTACTGCTTAACCCGATCCAGCCGGAACTGGTGGGTAAAAATCTTTCGGGCATCACTGATCCAAACGGCATAAAAGTCGTACAGAGCTTGATTGGTGCTGCCCATAAAGCCGGCGGCGGATTTGTTCGATATCAATGGAATAAGCCCAGTCTTGGTCGAGGCGTTCCGAAAATCTCATTTGCACGAAAAATTAATGACTGGGGCTGGGTAATCGGCAGTGGTCTATATCTGGATGATATCGAAGAAAATATTCAGTCCTTTGGAAAACAGCTGCGCAACAAATTTATTGTGGAGCTTTTAATCATCTTCAGCCTGACATTAAGTGTGATTCTTATTTTAAAAATGGCCTCCCGCCGCTTGACCGCAAGTGTTGATAAAGAGCTTTTTCTGCTCCAGAGAGCCATTGCAGACCATGATGTCAATGCTGGTGATTATACCTTTCATGAATTTAAAGCCATTGCGGCAATGGCTGACGACAGTTTTAAAGAGCTGGCCCGGACCCAAGCCTCTCTCGTGGATGCTGAATCCCGGCAACGGGAAATCCTTGAGCACCTGGATGCCGGTGTGGTTATTATCAGACAGTCCGATCATGTGATCCGTTATGTAAACCCGGCCGCCGCAAAACTCATCGGTACGGATCCGGATAGGATCATCGGCAATAAATGCATGCAATATATCTGTCCGACAGATAAAGGAAATTGCCCGATTATGGACCTTGGGCTGTCCATGGATAATAGTCGACGCCTGCTTTTAAATGCAGCGGGTGATGAAATTCCAATCATCAAAACCGTCCGGCCGTTTATATATAACGGGCAGCCGGCTCTTTTAGAAACCTTTGTGGATATCACAGAGCAGCAGCAAGCCGAAGATGCCCTTCGTGCTGAACGGGATCTTTTTGCGGCAGGACCGGTTATCACCATTTCCTGGTTGCCTGAACGTCACTGGCCTGTGACCTTTGTATCTAAAAATGTATCCCAGATCCTGGGGTACACGCCGGAGCAGATGATGGACAGTGCTTTTATATATTCGGAATTGATACACCCCAATGACCTGACGCAGGTGTCTACTGAAGTGGCGGGATATATTAAAGACGGCACCTTGCATTTTGAGCAGACCTACAGGCTTCGTACCCGGAGCGGCGGCTATCGGTGGTTTTATGATTTTACCCGTCTGTTGCGTGACGATACCGGAAAGGTTGTTCAAGTTCACGGCTATATGTTCGACCAAACCGATTATGTCAATGTGCAGATGCAGATTTCCAAAGAGCGCGAACGTCTGGCCAACGTTATTCGGGGAACGGATGTCGGAACCTGGGAATGGAATGTCCAGACCGGAGAGACGGTCTTTAACGAACGATGGGCTCGGATTTGCGGTTATAGTCTTGGGGAATTGTCACCGGTTTCCATCGACACCTGGACGCAGCTGGCACACCCGGACGATTTAAAAACGTCGGAACTCCATTTAGCAAGGCATTTTGCAGGCGAGCTTGAAATTTACGATATTGAATGCAGGATGAAGCACAAGAACGGGCACTGGGTCTGGGTGCAGGATAAAGGCAGGGTGATTTCCAGAACCCCTGATGGTAAGCCGTTGATGATGTTCGGTACCCATACGGACATCACCGAGCGCAAACAGGCCCAGGAGGGGCTGAAGCACTCTTTAATGGAAACCGAGCAGGCCAACGCGGCACTTAAAAAGGCCCAAAACAAATTGATGACCGTTAATGAAGATTTGAAAAATCAGACAGCCCTGGCAACGCAGATGGCAGACAGGGCAAAGAAAGCAACCCGGTCAAAAAGCGAGTTTCTGGCCAATATGAGCCATGAAATCCGGACACCCATGAACGGTATTATGGGTATGACAGGTCTGCTGCTGGATACAAATCTCTCCGATGAACAACACCTATTCACGAGCAATATTAAATCCAGTGCCGACGCGCTTTTGATATTGATCAACGATATCCTGGATTTTTCAAAAATTGAGGCCGGCAAACTGGATATGGAAATTCTGGATTTTGAATTGCCGGCGTTTCTTGATGATTTTGCCCAGACGATGGCCCTGAAGGCACATGAAAAAGATCTGGAATTGATCTGCGGAGTTTCTCCCGATGTACCGGGATTGCTTCAAGGAGACCCAGGCCGTCTTCGCCAGATTCTAATCAATTTGACCAGTAATGCCATTAAGTTTACCAAGGCCGGTGAGGTGGTAATACAGGTGCAACTCAAACATGAAACCCAAGAAGATGTCCTGATTTACTTTTCCGTAAAGGATACCGGAGTGGGCATCCCCCTGGACAAACAGGATCGCCTGTTTGAACAGTTTGCCCAGGTGGATGCCTCTATTACCCGCAAGTACGGCGGTACAGGGCTGGGTCTTGCCATATCTAAAAAATTGGTTCAACTGATGAATGGAGATATTGGCTTTATTTCACCGGTTCCAGAAATCAGTCCGTCGGAAAGTCTCTCTCTAGGCTGCCTGTTTTGGTTTACAGCCCAATTTAAAAAGCAGTCCAAATCTAAAATCGGCCATGATGATACAATCATGGCGGATCGACTGAAAAATGTCCGTATTTTAATCGTTGATGATAATCGAAGTAACCGGGAAATGTTAATGGGACAATTGGTCGGCATGGGGGCTAACGTGTCTGAAGCGGAAGATGCCAAAACTGCTTTGGAAAAAATACAAAGCACAGCACGGCAAGATTTGTTTTATGACCTTGCAATACTGGATATGCAGATGCCCGGCATGACCGGAGATGCGCTTGGCATAGCCATTAAAAATGAGCCCTTCGGGGCAGATATTAAATTAGTGATGATGATGCCCATAGGTCTGCGTGGGGATATGGGGCATTTTGAATCCGTTGGTTTTTCAGCATATCTTACCAAACCGGTGCGGAACTTGGAACTTGGGGATACACTGGCGACCGTTCTTTTTGGTGACTCGGCCGATAAGAAAGAAAGTGGCCGGATTCGACATTCAGACGATAAAACCAAACAGTCCCATGTGAGGATTCTTCTAGCAGAAGACAATATTACAAACCAGATCGTTGCCAAGGGTATTCTGGAAAAATTCGGTTATTATGTCGACGCTGTAGCAAACGGTATAGATGCGGTCCGTTCCCTTGAAAAGATTCCATATGACTTGGTGTTGATGGATTTGCAGATGCCTGAACTGGACGGACTTGAGGCCACCCGAATGATCCGTAATACGGCATCCGGCGTTATTCACCCGGATATCCCGGTCATTGCCATGACGGCCAATGCCATGGCAGGTGATCGGGAAAAGTGCCTGAATGCAGGCATGAATGATTATATCAGCAAACCCGTGGATCCGATCATCCTCGTAGAAAAAATTAATAAGTGGCTCAATTTCATCCAGCCCCGTAATCCGGAACGATCTACCGTGGATGATAAAAACATGGACGAGAAAAAAAACGTGGAATATGAACCGGATACGTTCAATCCGGAGAGGCTGGCTGCCAACCTTATGGAAGACAAACAACTTATCACATCGGCCATCGGTACCTTTCTTGAGGACATGCCGGCGCAACTCGATATTTTGACAAAACTTATCAAACAGGGTCAGGCGCAAAAAGGCGGTGCCCAGGCCCATAAAATAAAGGGTGCATCCAGTTATGTGGCGGCAGGCGCTTTTCAGGAAACCGCTTTGAAAATTGAACAGACGGCCAAAGCCGGGGATCTAAAGAGCCTTGAGCAGCTTTTACCGGAATTATGTGCGCAGTTTTCTAAACTTAAATGCGATTTAGAAGATTATTCGAGGCATTTAACAGCATCGGATCATTGA
- a CDS encoding response regulator encodes MNDKKVFSGGYYILLAEDDKMNQVVVTGLIKMLNLGRVEIVENGKEAVKMFSSHRFDLILMDGEMPEMNGINAALAIRAIEKDKNLSPTPIIALTAHTTKEDKNLFLNSGMDEFLEKPLNIDALAKAVQKVIRQGSFNAKPKETQEIDMTIDVQELKRIMGGEKSLLDQCLQAFETDYPLLMSKMTACIEKDEYGELKENAHRLKGMLKYLAAHNAADLAEQLESQGGAGNAESADLTVLVQALDSECLKIIDRIKQVLAGEFS; translated from the coding sequence ATGAATGATAAAAAGGTGTTTTCCGGTGGGTATTACATTTTACTGGCCGAAGATGACAAAATGAATCAGGTGGTTGTCACAGGCCTGATCAAAATGTTGAATTTAGGCCGGGTTGAAATTGTAGAAAACGGCAAAGAGGCTGTAAAAATGTTCAGCTCACATCGTTTTGACCTGATTTTAATGGATGGAGAGATGCCGGAAATGAATGGTATTAATGCCGCACTTGCCATCAGAGCTATTGAAAAGGACAAGAATTTGTCACCAACACCAATCATTGCCCTGACGGCCCATACCACGAAGGAGGACAAAAATCTTTTTTTGAATAGTGGTATGGATGAATTTTTGGAAAAGCCCCTTAATATAGACGCATTGGCCAAAGCAGTTCAAAAGGTTATCCGGCAGGGAAGTTTTAATGCAAAGCCCAAAGAGACCCAGGAGATAGACATGACCATAGACGTGCAGGAACTAAAACGGATCATGGGGGGCGAAAAATCTCTTTTAGATCAATGTCTGCAGGCCTTTGAAACCGACTACCCGTTACTCATGTCAAAGATGACGGCTTGTATTGAAAAAGATGAGTATGGTGAATTAAAAGAAAATGCACATCGTTTGAAGGGAATGCTCAAATATTTAGCAGCCCACAATGCCGCCGATCTGGCAGAACAACTCGAATCACAGGGAGGTGCCGGGAATGCTGAAAGCGCGGATCTCACTGTTCTGGTTCAGGCGTTAGATAGTGAGTGTCTGAAAATCATAGACAGAATCAAGCAGGTATTGGCGGGGGAGTTTTCCTGA
- a CDS encoding 2-oxoacid:acceptor oxidoreductase family protein translates to MESTGMVFTASGGQGVITTAIILARSATIFEGKNAIQSQSYGAAARGGATRADILISDGNLYYPKVEEADVFVALMQEGYDKYVNVIKPGGLMIVDPRYVTTGNVNAKILALPMYDTVVKELGKPIVYSVCVVGALIGATGICKPESAISVIKDAMPPAFFDLNTQALELGIKLGKEAA, encoded by the coding sequence ATGGAATCAACAGGAATGGTTTTTACAGCTTCTGGCGGACAAGGGGTCATCACTACAGCCATTATCCTTGCCAGATCAGCTACAATATTTGAGGGCAAAAACGCTATTCAGTCCCAGAGCTACGGCGCTGCGGCCCGTGGCGGCGCGACCCGTGCCGACATTTTAATTTCAGACGGCAATCTTTATTACCCCAAAGTTGAAGAGGCTGATGTTTTTGTCGCCTTGATGCAGGAAGGCTATGATAAATATGTCAACGTGATTAAACCCGGTGGGCTTATGATCGTTGACCCAAGATATGTTACAACCGGCAATGTTAATGCAAAGATCCTGGCATTGCCTATGTATGACACAGTTGTTAAAGAACTCGGAAAACCGATTGTTTACAGTGTGTGCGTTGTTGGCGCTCTGATCGGTGCAACAGGCATCTGTAAACCCGAATCAGCTATCAGCGTTATCAAGGATGCCATGCCCCCGGCTTTCTTTGATCTGAACACGCAGGCTCTGGAACTTGGCATTAAGCTTGGTAAAGAAGCTGCTTAG
- a CDS encoding 2-oxoacid:ferredoxin oxidoreductase subunit beta, with protein sequence MSEFDVKKYIRAQFFPQMWCPGCGHGTVMGALLRAIHDLGLENDEVSVVSGIGCSSRISGYLDFNTAHTMHGRALPTATGVKLANPNLKVIVPFGDGDSTAIGGNHFIHACRRNIDITAIVMNNRIYGMTGGQYSPMSGCGVKASTAPYGVPDRSFDLVELAKGAGATFVARTTVYHAKEAQNTIRKAIEHKGFSVVEILSMCPTQFGRKNKAGEAPQMMEWYKDNTVPMGSKKLAENPDLIQRGVFVDEEALEYCDAYQTNVIDKVMKKG encoded by the coding sequence ATGAGCGAATTTGATGTAAAAAAATATATCCGGGCCCAATTTTTCCCCCAGATGTGGTGTCCGGGTTGTGGACACGGAACTGTTATGGGTGCTCTTCTCCGGGCCATCCATGATCTGGGATTAGAAAATGATGAGGTTTCCGTAGTCTCCGGTATCGGATGTTCTTCAAGAATCTCCGGTTATCTGGATTTCAACACCGCACATACCATGCACGGCAGGGCCCTTCCGACTGCCACAGGTGTTAAGCTTGCCAACCCCAACCTGAAAGTTATTGTTCCCTTTGGTGACGGTGACTCCACGGCCATCGGCGGCAACCACTTCATCCATGCCTGCAGAAGAAATATCGATATTACAGCCATCGTCATGAACAACCGGATCTACGGCATGACCGGCGGACAGTACTCTCCCATGTCCGGCTGTGGTGTAAAAGCAAGTACAGCACCCTATGGTGTTCCCGATCGTTCCTTTGACCTGGTTGAACTGGCCAAAGGCGCAGGAGCAACGTTTGTGGCAAGAACTACCGTTTACCATGCCAAAGAAGCCCAGAATACAATCAGAAAAGCTATTGAACACAAAGGCTTTTCAGTTGTTGAAATTCTGTCCATGTGCCCCACCCAGTTCGGCAGAAAGAACAAGGCCGGAGAGGCGCCCCAGATGATGGAATGGTACAAGGACAATACCGTACCCATGGGTTCCAAAAAACTGGCAGAAAATCCGGATCTTATTCAACGCGGCGTTTTTGTTGATGAAGAAGCACTCGAATATTGCGACGCTTACCAAACAAACGTCATTGACAAGGTAATGAAGAAAGGATAG
- a CDS encoding 2-oxoacid:acceptor oxidoreductase subunit alpha, producing the protein MAENIQFIPGSDACIEGALYAGCDFFAGYPITPSSEVAEGLSAALPKRGGKFIQMEDEIASMACIIGAALAGKKVMTATSGPGFSLKQEGIGYACMAEVPCVIANIQRGGPSTGNPTHVAQGDTMQARWGSHGDHSIIAMTASNLQDVFKITVKAFNLAEQYRTPVVLMFDEATQHLREKVVIPEPGEIEVVDRIRTTIPVGEQYYPYLTDENGQRPMSDFGAGHRFHVTGLHHNIMGFPDVSPANVDALIHHLVDKIESKANDIAMYKEYYMDDADYVIVAYGTTTRSALQAAEDYRNQFGIKVGVLELQVVWPFADDIVREKCADRKAVIVAEMNMGQIVNEVKRVVAEPEKVYFSNRVDNQIIKPTDIKAALRMITGKGV; encoded by the coding sequence ATGGCTGAAAATATACAATTTATTCCAGGAAGTGATGCCTGTATTGAAGGCGCCCTGTATGCCGGGTGTGACTTTTTTGCAGGTTATCCCATCACGCCGTCTTCAGAAGTTGCAGAGGGTCTGTCTGCTGCACTTCCCAAAAGAGGTGGCAAATTTATCCAGATGGAAGACGAAATTGCATCCATGGCCTGTATCATCGGCGCAGCCCTTGCCGGAAAAAAGGTTATGACCGCAACTTCCGGCCCCGGCTTCTCCTTGAAGCAGGAAGGCATCGGATACGCCTGTATGGCTGAGGTCCCCTGTGTTATCGCAAATATCCAGAGAGGCGGACCATCCACAGGTAACCCCACTCACGTCGCCCAGGGTGACACAATGCAGGCCAGATGGGGCTCCCATGGCGATCACAGCATTATTGCCATGACGGCTTCCAACCTTCAGGATGTATTTAAAATTACGGTTAAAGCGTTTAACCTCGCAGAACAATACCGGACACCTGTTGTTCTTATGTTTGACGAGGCCACTCAGCACTTGAGAGAAAAAGTGGTCATTCCTGAGCCCGGCGAGATCGAAGTGGTGGACAGAATCAGAACCACGATCCCCGTAGGTGAACAATACTATCCCTATCTTACCGATGAAAACGGCCAGCGTCCCATGTCCGATTTCGGTGCAGGCCATCGTTTCCATGTGACCGGTCTTCATCATAACATTATGGGTTTTCCCGACGTCAGCCCTGCAAATGTTGATGCACTGATCCACCATCTGGTAGATAAAATTGAAAGTAAAGCCAACGATATCGCCATGTACAAAGAATACTACATGGATGATGCCGACTATGTCATCGTTGCCTATGGCACAACAACCAGATCCGCCCTCCAGGCTGCCGAAGACTATCGCAATCAGTTTGGCATCAAGGTCGGCGTTTTAGAGCTTCAGGTTGTATGGCCCTTTGCAGATGACATTGTCAGAGAAAAATGTGCCGATAGAAAGGCCGTGATTGTAGCTGAAATGAATATGGGCCAGATTGTCAACGAGGTAAAACGTGTTGTGGCTGAGCCTGAAAAGGTTTACTTCTCTAACCGGGTTGACAACCAAATCATCAAACCCACCGACATTAAAGCTGCTTTGAGAATGATCACAGGAAAGGGGGTATAA
- a CDS encoding 4Fe-4S binding protein: protein MAKGKTVKHIIDKSWCKGCGICVHFCPKQVLELNSEEKAVAARPEDCIGCKLCELRCPDLAIQILVEEGE from the coding sequence ATGGCAAAAGGAAAAACCGTCAAACACATTATTGACAAGAGCTGGTGCAAGGGGTGCGGCATTTGCGTTCACTTCTGCCCCAAACAGGTTCTGGAACTGAACAGCGAGGAAAAAGCTGTAGCAGCCCGCCCTGAAGACTGCATTGGATGCAAACTTTGCGAACTTCGGTGCCCTGATCTGGCAATTCAAATTTTAGTTGAGGAGGGGGAATAA
- a CDS encoding glycosyltransferase: protein MMIQKIDMVSVIIPTFNRAWTLKRAIDSVLAQDYTHLEIIVIDDGSTDETEEVLAGYKDKIRILVQENKGVSAARNHGIQESQGNFIALLDSDDAWEKNKLSCQMDFFQSNPGAMICQTEEIWIRKGKRVNPKKKHKKPSGMIFEPSLKLCLVSPSAVMIRKQLFDKKGMFNEAFPVCEDYDLWLRISHDTPVYLIDTPLTIKTGGHGDQLSASHSQDKYRIQSILNLIESNVLSPDQEVAALNVFKEKCRIFANGCLKRGREKESAYYLALAAGKG, encoded by the coding sequence ATGATGATACAAAAAATAGATATGGTCAGTGTAATCATTCCCACGTTTAACCGGGCATGGACCCTTAAAAGGGCCATTGACTCAGTTCTTGCCCAGGACTATACGCATCTGGAAATCATTGTGATTGATGACGGGTCAACGGATGAAACCGAGGAGGTACTGGCAGGTTATAAAGATAAAATCAGGATACTGGTTCAGGAAAACAAAGGGGTGAGTGCGGCCAGGAATCATGGGATTCAAGAAAGCCAAGGCAATTTTATTGCCCTGCTGGATTCCGATGATGCCTGGGAAAAGAATAAATTGTCCTGCCAGATGGATTTTTTTCAATCAAACCCCGGGGCAATGATCTGCCAGACCGAGGAAATCTGGATCAGAAAGGGCAAACGGGTCAATCCAAAAAAAAAACATAAAAAACCCTCGGGCATGATCTTTGAGCCCTCTTTGAAGCTCTGCCTGGTCAGCCCTTCGGCTGTGATGATCAGAAAACAACTCTTTGATAAAAAAGGGATGTTCAATGAAGCGTTTCCGGTATGCGAGGATTACGATCTGTGGCTGCGTATTTCCCATGATACGCCCGTGTATCTGATCGACACCCCTTTAACGATTAAAACCGGCGGGCATGGGGATCAATTGTCCGCCTCTCATTCCCAGGATAAATACCGGATACAATCTATATTGAATTTAATTGAATCTAATGTCCTCTCCCCAGACCAGGAAGTGGCCGCTTTAAACGTGTTCAAAGAAAAGTGCCGTATTTTTGCCAACGGGTGCCTGAAACGGGGCCGGGAAAAAGAGAGCGCTTATTACCTGGCGCTTGCTGCCGGCAAAGGGTGA